From the Porphyrobacter sp. CACIAM 03H1 genome, the window ATCTGGATGTGGGACTCCGAGACCGATGCGCTCGACTGCATCAAGCGCTTCGATTACGAGGATTTCCGGGATCGCCTGAGCTGAGGCGCACAGCCCGCGGGCGGGCGCGAGGGGGGAGACGCATGAGGATCATCGGGGCTTTCGCCGCAGCGGCCTTCCTCGCAACGCCGCTATCGGCGCAGGATTACGCGGCGCAGCGGGTGGTGAAGTCGGTCGGCCAGGCCGATCTGCTCGCGCTGGTCGGCTCGCTCGGCCATCAGGTCAAGGAAGAGGGCGAGCCGGGCGAGGTCTTCGTCGCCGCCGAGGATGCCGAAGGCGTCACCTATCTGCTCTACGGCACGGCCTGCGAGGTGAACGGGGTGAGCGGCTGTCAGGGCGTGATGATGCAGGTGCGCTTCGATCTGCCCGCGACCACCACCTTCGAGAGCCTCGCCAAGGCCAATCTCGAACAGGCGGCGATCAACACCTGGGCCGATTTCGAGCGCAGGACGCTGGGCTTCACCCGCTATGTCGTGCTCGACCACGGGGTGACGATGGCCAATATTCGCGAGAACGTGAACGTGATGCTCGCGATCGTCGCGGACGTCTACCCGATCGCGGCAGGCGAGCCCGAAAGCCCCGCGCCCGGCGTCTAGAGCCTCCCCGCCGGTTGCGGGTCGGCGCGCAGCACCCGCCCGCGCTCGTTCTGGTTGATCGCCAGCGCCAGCCCCGCCAGCGCGCCGAACTGGCGCGCGGCGCGCTCGGCCTTCTCGCGGTCCTTCTCCGCATCCATCCCGCCGCTCTCGAACAGGTCGTCCGCCTCGAGCGCGACGATCACCTCGCCGCCCGCGAACAACGCCCGCAGCTCGCGCGCACCAAAGGCGCTCTCGAGGCGCAGCAGGTGCTCGACATAGGCGGGGTGGACCAGCACCCGCGCCTCGACCTGATCGTCGGAAAAGAGCGCGAAGGTCTCGCCGAAGGCCGGGTGCACCTGGTCGACCCGCTCCAGCCGCTTGCCCCCCATCGCGACATGATCGCTCGCCCCGCCCAGCCCGAGCCACTTGCGGTGCTTGCCCGCGCGTTCGAGCAGGGTGGTGGAGCGGAACGGACGGCCGAAGGCCATGCGGATCAGCGGCCCGCGAAACACCGTGACCCAGCGCTGGTGCTTGCCCGATCCGCGCCGCTCCTCGAGATGGCATTCGTAGAGTTCGAAGGCATGGCCCTCGAGCGTGCCGTGCCAGCGGTCCTCGAAGCTCGAGCGGTCGAAGCCGGGGACCAGCCCGAAGGTGCGCGCCGCGGCGAATTCGGGACCGGGTTCGACCTCGTGTTCGTAGGCGAGGCCGTAGGCGGCGGCGATGGCGGAATTGATGCCGATCTTGATCGCCTGCTTGGCCGCGGCGATCGGCAGATAGCCCCACCATGCTGCCCCGCCGATCCCGGCCATCGTCAGCAGCGGGGCGAGCGAGGTCTTGGCGGCAGGGCTGAACCATATGAAGGCGAGCACCGGCATCAGGATTGCCGCGCTCCACACCCAGCGGCTCGTCGCCTTCTCCCTGGCCTCGGCGCGCATCGCACCCTGTCCGGCGAGCCAGTCGTCGAGGCCGCCAGCCATGAGGGCGTCGATATCCGTCTGCACTGTCGCCGTCATTTTGTGAATCCCTAGCGGCTAACTCTTAACATATGTGTCGTATGCTCAGGGTTGCTGGCAATGGAGTGACGCGAAGTGATCGAGATTTTCGGCTGGTTCTGGACCTCGGCGATCGTGGTGATCGCGGTGGCGGTGGTGCTGCTGCTGATCGGCATCTACAACAAGCTGGTGCGCCTCAGGCAGGGCGTGCGGCAGGGCGTCGCCGACATCGACGCGCAGCTGCGCCAGCGCCACGATCTGATCCCCAACCTCGTCGAGACCGTGAAGGGCTATGCGGGGCACGAATCCGCCACGCTCGAGGCGGTGATCGCGGCGCGCAATGCCGCGGCCTCGGGCGCACCGTCCGCCGGGAGCGAGGCGCAGCTGCGCGGCGCGCTCGACAATCTGCTGGCGCTGGGCGAGGCCTATCCCGATCTCAAGGCCTCGGCCAACTTCCAGTCGCTCCAGCACGAACTCGCCGATGTCGAGGACAAGCTCGCCGCCGCCCGCCGTGCGCTCAACGCCGCGGTCGCGCGCTTCAATGCCGCGCGCGAATCCTTCCCCGCGGTGCTGTTCGCCGGGATGCTCGGATTCGCGGAGGCGGACTTCCACCGGCTCGACGCGAGCGAGCAGGGGCGGGTCGACCAGACCCCGAAAGTCGCCTTCTGACGCGGGAAAAATCCCGGCATTTCCGTCACATTCCGGTCGTGTTCCGAAGGGTGTCTTCGTAAAGTAACATTTCGTCCCGGCGGCGTGCATTTTTCGATTGCATTTCCCCCCCCAGGCCCTATCTGCGCGCTTCCGCTGCCCCAAGGGGACTTCCAAACCGCAAGGCAGCTTGTCGTTTTATGGTTCAACAGAGCCGTTTTGGGGGTCCCTTGAGTTGCACATCTATCCCGACGCAAAGGCTGTAGTCCGCGACCTTCGTCCGGACGAACCCGTCATCCTCAACCGCCCGCACGCCGCGCGGCGCGCCGCCCGTTTCTTTGTCGAGAAGTTTCCGGGCAAGGTGCTCTATGCGGTCAAGGCCAACCCCGCGCCGGACCTGATCAAGGTCCTGTGGGATGCCGGCGTGACCCACTTCGACGTCGCCTCGATCACCGAGGTGCGGCTGGTGCGCGGCATCCTGCCGGATGCGGTGCTGTGCTTCATGCACCCGGTGAAGACCCCGCAGGCGATCCGCGAGGCCTATTTCGAGCACGGCGTGCGCACCTTCAGCCTCGACACCTTCGAGGAGCTGGAGAAGATTATCGCCGCCTGCACCGATCCCGCGACCGGCGAGGCCCCCCGTGACCTCCGCCTGTGCGTGCGCCTGCGCGTGTCCTCGGAATATTCCGAGCTGAGCCTCGCGTCGAAGTTCGGCTGCGACCTCATCGAAGCGCCCCAGCTGCTCCAGCAGGCCCGCCAGCATTGCGACTGGCTGGGCGTGTGCTTCCATGTCGGCAGCCAGGCGATGACCCCCTTCGCCTTCGTCCAGGCCCTCGACCGCACCCGTGCGGCAATTGCCGAGGCGTCGGTCGTGATCGACATGATCGATGTCGGCGGGGGCTTCCCGAGCGCCTATCCGGGGCTCGAGCCGCCGCCGATGGAGGATTACTTCGCGATCATCGCCAAGCACTTCGAGAGCCTGCCGATCGCCTACAACGCCGAGCTGTGGTGCGAACCCGGCCGCGCGCTGTCGGCCGAGTACAGCTCGATGATCGTGCAGGTGAACAAGCGCCGCGGCGAGGAGCTCTACATCAACGACGGTGCCTACGGTGCCCTCTACGATGCCGCCCACGTCGCGTGGCGCTTCCCGGTGCGCGCGCTCGAGGACGACCTGATCGAGGAGGACGAGGACTTCGCGTTCTACGGCCCGACCTGCGACGATGCCGACTACATGAAGGGCCCCTTCGCGCTGCCCGCCGACATCCAGGCCGGTGACTACATCGAGATCGGGATGCTCGGCGCCTATGGCGCGGCGATGAAGACCGGCTTCAACGGCTACGGCAATGCTGTTGCGGTGACCGTGCAGGACGAGCCGATGATGAGCCTGTTCAACGGCACCCGCGTGCGCGAGGCGACCGACAACGTCGTCAGCCTGCGCTGACCCGGCGCGCGCCGCCCCGCCCGTGACGGGCGGGGCGGCGGCCCCGCCCGTGCCGGCGCGCTAGCGGGCCACCACCGACAATCCGCCGCGCGCGCGTCCTCTGTCGTAAGGTTGCGGGGCATAGAGCCCGCGTGCGCCCTCGGCGGTCTGCTCGCCGACCTCGAAAGCGCGCACCGTGCGCCACAGCCCGTCGGCTTCCTGCGCGAGCGAGGCGGCCGCGGCGGTGCATTGCTCGGCCATCGCCGCGTTCTGCTGGGTCGAACGGTCGATGTCGCTCACAACCTTGTTGATGTGGGCAAGGCTTTCCGACTGCGCCTCGGTCGAGGCCGCGATGCTCTCGACCGCCGCGGTCAGCTTTGCCACGGCCTCGGTGATCTCGGCAAAGGCGCTGCCGCTCTTGCCGACGAGGTCGACGCCCGAGACCACTTGCTCGCTGGTGCCGTAGACCAGCGCCTTGATCTCCTCGGCCGAGGTCGAGCAGCGCAGCGCCAGCGCGCGCACCTCGCTGGCGACCACCGCGAAGCCGCGCCCGCTCTCGCCGGCGCGTGCGGCCTCGACCCCGGCGTTGAGCGCGAGCAGGTTGGTCTGGAAGGCTATGCTTTCGATCACCCCGACGATGTTGGCGATGTTCTGGCTGGATTGCTCGATCTGGGTCATCGCCGCCGCGGCTTCGGCGACGATCCGCGTGCCTTCTCCGGCGGTGGCGTTGCTCTCGCGGATCGTGCGGCGCGCGTTGCTCGCGTCCTCGCGGGCCTGCTGCACCTGGCTGAACACCTTGGCGACCGCGGCGGCGGCTTCCTCGAGATTGGCGGCCTGTTCCTCGGTGCGCTGGGCGAGATCCTCGGACGCGGTGCGGATCTCGCTCGACCCCGCAGAGATCGCATTGACCCCGCTCACCACGGTGCTGATGGTTTCGTGCAGCGCCCCGACGGTCTCGTTGAAATCGGCCGCGACCCGGGCATATTCGGGCGGCAGGTCGATCGGGTCGATATCGAGCTTGCCGCTCGCCAGCTTGGCCAGTGCCTCGCCGAGCACCGCGTTGAGCGAGTTCACCTTGCTGCTGACATCGAGGAAATAGGACGATAGCGCGATGTCCATGTCGAGCAGCGAGACCTTGACCAGCGCCGCGATGCGCCGCGCCTGCGCCCGCTTCCACGGCAGGTAGCGCCTCCAGCCCGGCGCGATCATCTGCATCAGCAGGTCGTTGAGGATCCGCGCGTAGCTGCCGATATACCACTTGGGCTCCAGCCCGATGCGGGCATGAACCCCGCCGATGTGGTTGGAGCGCTTGAGGAAGGCATCGTCGAGCCCCTCGGTGAAGGCGCCCTTCCAGTGCCTTGCCTGCGCGCTGCGGGCGCGCGCCATCGAGGCGGCATCGACGAACTTGCCGGCAAGCTCGTCGCGGGTCTGGATTTCACGGTAGAAGCCGTTGAGGGTCGGCTCGATGTAGCGTTCGATTGCCGCGGCTACGGCCTTGAAGTCCGGATCACGGGTCTGGAGCCCGTAATAGTCCAGGCGTTCGGTGAGGGATTGTTGTGTCATGGGATGATGCTCCTGGGGGCCTCTGAGTGCCGGATCGGATGCAGCCCGTGACAGTGGCAACCTTGCGCGCCCCGGCCGCCGCGTGTCTGCGCGTCGGCGGCCCGGGGGGCGGTGCAGTCAGGTTGTGTTCCCATCAGATGGTCCAGTTCAGGCGACTGACGTCGCTTGCGTCAGGAGCGGCACGATCCATGTTTCAGGATAGCGGCCACATCTGAAGAGCAGGGTCGGGAAGGCTAGGGGGAACTACCGGCCTGCTTGCCGATGCGGCAGTCCCGGCCGGCGCAAGGCTTAGAGCTTCACCTCGGCGACCTTGTCCTTGTAGTCCTGCTTGGGATCGATGCCGATCAGCATCTTGATCCCCGCGACCAGGGACGAGGCGTCGATCCAGATCTCGGCATCCTCGGGATCGAGGCGGATGAGGGCGATCTTCGGATCGTCCTTGCCCTCGTACCAGGCCGCGACGAAGCGGTTCCAGAGCCGGTCGATGGTGGCGCGGTCGCGGCTGGTTGAAAGGCCGCCGTGCAGCGTCGCCCAGACATCGTGCCCCTTGGAGGCGAAATGCGCCATCGCGCGGGGCTGCCCGCCGCCGGCCTCGGCCTGCTGGATCATCTGGTAGAGGTTGTTGTCGGTGGCGGTGAAGAACCACAGCGGGCCGTGGTATTCGCCATCCCTGTAAAGCTCGTCGTCGAGCTGCGCCGTCATCGGACGGGCGTGGCCGTCCTCGCCCTCGGCCAGGCCGAGGAACATCGTCATGTCGCTTTTCAGCGCCTTCCAGAACTTCGAACGGATTTCCGCGTCGGTCGCCATGCCTGTCTCCTTTGAATGGGACAGACGCTAGCGCCGACGCAGATGAAAAGTTCCGCTTAGAAGACCTCGAAGAGACCGGCCGCGCCCATGCCGCCGCCGACACACATGGTGACGACCACATATTTGGCGCCGCGGCGCTTGCCTTCGATCAGCGCGTGGCCGGTGCAGCGCGCGCCGGTCATGCCGTAGGGGTGGCCGATCGAGATCGAGCCGCCGCTGACGTTGAGGATGTCATTCGGGATGCCGAGCTGGTCGCGGCAGTAGAGCACCTGCACCGCG encodes:
- a CDS encoding DUF3137 domain-containing protein, coding for MTATVQTDIDALMAGGLDDWLAGQGAMRAEAREKATSRWVWSAAILMPVLAFIWFSPAAKTSLAPLLTMAGIGGAAWWGYLPIAAAKQAIKIGINSAIAAAYGLAYEHEVEPGPEFAAARTFGLVPGFDRSSFEDRWHGTLEGHAFELYECHLEERRGSGKHQRWVTVFRGPLIRMAFGRPFRSTTLLERAGKHRKWLGLGGASDHVAMGGKRLERVDQVHPAFGETFALFSDDQVEARVLVHPAYVEHLLRLESAFGARELRALFAGGEVIVALEADDLFESGGMDAEKDREKAERAARQFGALAGLALAINQNERGRVLRADPQPAGRL
- a CDS encoding LemA family protein, yielding MIEIFGWFWTSAIVVIAVAVVLLLIGIYNKLVRLRQGVRQGVADIDAQLRQRHDLIPNLVETVKGYAGHESATLEAVIAARNAAASGAPSAGSEAQLRGALDNLLALGEAYPDLKASANFQSLQHELADVEDKLAAARRALNAAVARFNAARESFPAVLFAGMLGFAEADFHRLDASEQGRVDQTPKVAF
- a CDS encoding decarboxylase, whose protein sequence is MHIYPDAKAVVRDLRPDEPVILNRPHAARRAARFFVEKFPGKVLYAVKANPAPDLIKVLWDAGVTHFDVASITEVRLVRGILPDAVLCFMHPVKTPQAIREAYFEHGVRTFSLDTFEELEKIIAACTDPATGEAPRDLRLCVRLRVSSEYSELSLASKFGCDLIEAPQLLQQARQHCDWLGVCFHVGSQAMTPFAFVQALDRTRAAIAEASVVIDMIDVGGGFPSAYPGLEPPPMEDYFAIIAKHFESLPIAYNAELWCEPGRALSAEYSSMIVQVNKRRGEELYINDGAYGALYDAAHVAWRFPVRALEDDLIEEDEDFAFYGPTCDDADYMKGPFALPADIQAGDYIEIGMLGAYGAAMKTGFNGYGNAVAVTVQDEPMMSLFNGTRVREATDNVVSLR
- a CDS encoding globin-coupled sensor protein, which translates into the protein MTQQSLTERLDYYGLQTRDPDFKAVAAAIERYIEPTLNGFYREIQTRDELAGKFVDAASMARARSAQARHWKGAFTEGLDDAFLKRSNHIGGVHARIGLEPKWYIGSYARILNDLLMQMIAPGWRRYLPWKRAQARRIAALVKVSLLDMDIALSSYFLDVSSKVNSLNAVLGEALAKLASGKLDIDPIDLPPEYARVAADFNETVGALHETISTVVSGVNAISAGSSEIRTASEDLAQRTEEQAANLEEAAAAVAKVFSQVQQAREDASNARRTIRESNATAGEGTRIVAEAAAAMTQIEQSSQNIANIVGVIESIAFQTNLLALNAGVEAARAGESGRGFAVVASEVRALALRCSTSAEEIKALVYGTSEQVVSGVDLVGKSGSAFAEITEAVAKLTAAVESIAASTEAQSESLAHINKVVSDIDRSTQQNAAMAEQCTAAAASLAQEADGLWRTVRAFEVGEQTAEGARGLYAPQPYDRGRARGGLSVVAR
- a CDS encoding pyridoxamine 5'-phosphate oxidase family protein — translated: MATDAEIRSKFWKALKSDMTMFLGLAEGEDGHARPMTAQLDDELYRDGEYHGPLWFFTATDNNLYQMIQQAEAGGGQPRAMAHFASKGHDVWATLHGGLSTSRDRATIDRLWNRFVAAWYEGKDDPKIALIRLDPEDAEIWIDASSLVAGIKMLIGIDPKQDYKDKVAEVKL